The following coding sequences are from one Diprion similis isolate iyDipSimi1 chromosome 9, iyDipSimi1.1, whole genome shotgun sequence window:
- the LOC124410308 gene encoding solute carrier family 35 member G1-like gives MKFSIDATSSYNSIHPAYLYTERFNNNVETYHEGTNWFGVFLAFLSGTFFTISSALVKAIKTVDPMILLAIRAVLQITAMTAVACYHSKNLFGPKGQRLLVQFQGLIGGLTLALLYYSFRKLPLGDATTIIFSSPVIVIALSFIFLKEPCGLLRVVVICALMLGVILVAKPPFIFQMHRMVPYDVMGYVYAILATLFTAMNIVVMRKCVDVHYCVIVFTLSVWSLLTAIFFFLVMSENHKYKLELPHDWWEWGQITTVAISGLSGQVLVAKALKLEGAGKVSVTRSLDIILAYVVQVYFFGEMPTPTSIVGAVLVLVSVICMGFEKEIYGVCDIIP, from the exons ATGAAGTTCAGCATTGACGCTACTTCATCTTACAATAGCATTCACCCAGCATATTTATATACTGAACGTTTTAACAACAATGTGGAAACCTATCACGAGGGAACTAATTGGTTTGGTGTATTTCTGGCGTTTTTGTCTgggacatttttcaccattagCTCAGCTCTGGTTAAGGCTATCAAAACTGTCGATCCAATGATTTTGCTGGCCATAAGAGCAGTTCTGCAGATTACAGCGATGACTGCTGTCGCTTGCTACcactcaaaaaatttattcgggCCGAAAGGACAAAGACTGCTGGTTCAATTTCAG GGCCTGATCGGTGGTCTTACCTTAGCACTGCTATATTACAGCTTCAGAAAACTTCCCCTTGGAGATGCAACGACCATAATATTCAGTTCTCCTGTGATCGTCATTGCGctctcgtttatttttctaaagGAACCATGTGGCCTATTACGTGTTGTCGTCATCTGCGCTTTAATGCTGGGTGTAATATTGGTTGCAAAACCCCCATTTATATTTCAG ATGCATCGAATGGTACCTTATGACGTCATGGGCTACGTATACGCAATATTAGCAACACTATTTACAGCTATGAACATAGTTGTAATGAGAAAGTGCGTGGATGTGCACTACTGTGTTATAGTATTCACATTATCGGTTTGGTCTCTTTTAacagcaatattttttttccttgtaatGTCCGAGAATCACAAGTACAAACTTGAACTCCCTCACGACTGGTGGGAATGGGGACAAATTACTACTGTAGCAATTTCAGGACTGTCTGGTCAAGTTTTAGTTGCCAAAGCATTGAAACTCGAAGGAGCAGGAAAGGTTTCCGTCACCAGATCTTTGGACATAATCTTAGCTTACGTTGTCCAGGTGTACTTCTTCGGTGAAATGCCTACTCCGACCAGTATTGTCGGAGCAGTGCTAGTGCTTGTATCTGTAATCTGTATGGGATTTGAGAAAGAAATATACGGAGTGTGTGATATCATCCCATGA
- the LOC124410310 gene encoding ester hydrolase C11orf54 homolog, with amino-acid sequence MTTLDSSKLPIVRRALHVPPLEEIRDILKKALPANFAEVTVDVIDCPDLTQQPFTLAEAGLGGGTKLLEIGGPPYLLPLVNRDKVYDIKSICQNVGHNGKAFVVGAGAGPWPLVNTNCELIMNVSISPAESSTKNATHICMVDKGDGKCIDQTLSSSETRFALLANLFLSEGKPGKVIKVHAKKRTGSDDFIASIRKALAARYTEQLVGLGGTFLLKEGKANQHIMPDFSKVPLTSDDDLNKWLRFYEMSAPLVAVGTLVTAETDLDLRVQHFHSFSHHGEGGHYHYDTTPDTVEYLGYFNVGEAVYRIDKPPMAQAFGKD; translated from the exons ATGACGACCTTGGATTCAAGCAAGCTGCCGATAGTGCGGAGAGCGCTGCATGTTCCACCCCTAGAAGAAATAAGAGACa TCCTGAAGAAGGCCTTGCCTGCAAACTTTGCAGAGGTGACGGTAGATGTAATCGATTGCCCGGACCTCACTCAGCAGCCATTCACCCTCGCTGAAGCAG GTCTTGGTGGTGGTACGAAACTTCTCGAAATTGGTGGCCCCCCTTACCTGTTGCCTCTTGTCAACAGAGATAAGGTATACGATATAAAATCCATATGTCAGAACGTAGGTCACAATGGCAAAGCATTCGTCGTTGGTGCTGGAGCTGGTCCGTGGCCACTTGTGAACACAAATTGCGAG TTGATAATGAACGTGTCAATTTCTCCGGCAGAGAGTTCAACTAAAAATGCTACTCACATTTGTATGGTTGACAAAGGTGACGGAAAATGTATCGACCAGACTTTATCTTCCAGTGAAACACGTTTTGCTCTACTTGCCAATCTGTTTCTAAGTGAGGGTAAACCTGGCAAGGTCATAAAGGTCCATGCCAAGAAACGGACTGGTAGTGATGATTTTATTGCCAGCATTCGAAAAGCTTTAGCTGCTCGTTACACCGAGCAACTTGTTG GTTTGGGTGGAACCTTCCTTCTCAAAGAAGGTAAAGCCAATCAGCATATTATGCCAGATTTTTCCAAGGTGCCACTGACAAGCGATGATGACTTGAACAAATGGCTGCGCTTCTACGAAATGTCTGCACCTTTGGTAGCTGTTGGTACTCTCGTTACTGCTGAAACA gaCTTGGATCTACGAGTTCAACATTTCCATAGCTTCTCTCATCATGGTGAAGGAGGGCACTACCACTACGACACAACTCCAGACACTGTCGAGTATTTGGGCTACTTCAATGTTGGTGAGGCAGTTTACAGAATAGACAAACCGCCCATGGCTCAAGCATTCGGAAAGGATTAG
- the LOC124410164 gene encoding LOW QUALITY PROTEIN: uncharacterized protein LOC124410164 (The sequence of the model RefSeq protein was modified relative to this genomic sequence to represent the inferred CDS: inserted 1 base in 1 codon) has protein sequence MLGNRQALLMIISLLSGCFVLADVNSEDKSRIIPDADRIEMTVGEPLAIICDVLGPVSDYGWRQFGSYPESEENLRNLSDIWRFNETYFRMSLYIDNLLMRDEEIYQCWAKEYDNSIISSDILVWYGVAPLAPEVFVTALDAHRFCVRWKLPDLSDLKRPSELRIQSLENGSREWHDVTTVSPVSLQDVVVATADKRNTAYWFKFTFVEAHSHSNNLFSRWTKTTEKDPVYVPIVWVRETSVDSITIEWSKPPLEIESCFAVYLLWMHERDGIGESHLDTGKETYRYIHIKYTYIKFDNLTASSFYGFQLRLCIDGYCKETLDVGPQLEGIVPKDRDPKFTPNVSVSETGDDSITVAWKAPPVDLESRVYYYKLALRTHYFAYEPLYVNKTQNSHTFENLLLNTSYRFKVAACSDYKTQCGDWSEEQEAFTCITGTINDNGFFHQNWLIMEASAIMFVIVIVSLLGWNIRRKALKRKLIKARLEYFNFGTTASLDPELAVSDQAELLPYNKKWEFPRHLLKLDEILGSGEFGVVRKAQATTICSRETVTTVAVKTVRPTANLNCMKALLRELRILVYLGQHLNIVNLLGACTKDLDYGELFVIVEYCRYGNLHDYLIRRRVNFVDQLDSSRKKNSVSIAYEDKINVDDVGTKTDGNSDGSSTTMNRSNNITSTITDERVDNYFTNVISPXVISPELNTPLKYPGDRTDFNSRLTCTYDLVCWAWQVSCGMQYLSAKKIIHGDLATRNILLSDNNVVKICDFGLSKSLREEENQKSTENGPLPVKWMAIESLRDRVFSTKSDVWSFGVVLWELFSLARTPYPLIRPEDMCSKLTEGYRMEKPQYAPRIMYQMMLRCWKVEPSERPSFEKLTIDISELIEEQMKTYYLELGNPYTRIYADIWKRERETTASVEESGTLGEDC, from the exons ATGTTGGGGAATCGTCAAGCCTTGCTAATGATAATATCATTACTATCTGGTTGTTTCGTTTTAGCTGACGTTAATTCTGAAGACAAGa GTAGGATAATTCCAGACGCTGACAGGATTGAAATGACAGTAGGGGAGCCACTAGCTATAATATGCGACGTGCTAGGACCTGTCTCTGACTATGGGTGGCGGCAATTCGGCAGCTATCCAGAAAGCGAGGAAAACTTAAGGAACCTCAGCGACATTTGGCGCTTCAACGAGACGTATTTTAGAATGAGTCTCTATATTGATAATCTGTTGATGAGAGACGAGGAAATTTACCAATGCTGGGCTAAGGAATACGATAATTCGATTATAAGCAGCGACATTTTGGTTTGGTACGGCGTGGCCCCACTCGCACCGGAAGTGTTCGTCACTGCTTTGGATGCGCATAGATTTTGTGTTAGATGGAAACTTCCGGATCTTTCCGACCTAAAGCGGCCTTCGGAGCTGCGCATACAATCCCTAGAAAACGGCTCGCGCGAATGGCATGACGTAACCACAGTGTCTCCTGTCTCTTTACAAGATGTCGTTGTCGCAACAGCAGATAAACGAAACACTGCCTACTGGTTCAAATTTACTTTCGTAGAAGCACATTCCCATTCAAACAACTTATTTTCGAGGTGGACAAAAACTACGGAGAAAG aTCCTGTATACGTTCCAATTGTTTGGGTTAGAGAAACGTCCGTCGATTCAATAACGATTGAATGGTCGAAGCCACCGCTTGAGATAGAAAGTTGCTTTGCCGTTTACTTATTGTGGATGCACGAGAGAGACGGGATTGGTGAATCACATTTGGATACAGGCAAAGAGACATACAGATACattcatataaaatacacttatataaaatttgataatctgACAGCTTCATCCTTCTACGGGTTTCAATTACGTTTATGCATTGATGGCTATTGTAAAGAGACTCTTGACGTCGGTCCCCAATTGGAAGGCATCGTCCCAAAAGACAGAG ACCCAAAATTTACCCCCAATGTTTCGGTATCCGAAACGGGTGATGATTCGATAACGGTTGCGTGGAAGGCACCACCAGTGGACTTGGAAAGCCGCGTTTATTACTATAAATTAGCGTTGCGCACTCACTACTTCGCCTACGAACCACTGTACGTGAACAAAACCCAGAATTCTCacacttttgaaaatcttttgcTGAACACAAGTTATCGATTCAAAGTAGCAGCCTGTAGCGACTACAAGACGCAATGCGGTGATTGGAGCGAGGAACAAGAAGCTTTTACATGCATCACAGGTACAATAAACGATAATggcttttttcatca gaattggcTGATCATGGAAGCAAGTGCTATTATGTTTGTCATCGTCATTGTATCTCTGCTTGGTTGGAACATTCGCAGAAAG GCATTGAAGCGGAAGTTGATAAAAGCAAGGCTAGAGTACTTCAATTTCGGGACTACAGCTTCTCTGGATCCAGAATTGGCTGTGAGTGATCAGGCTGAGCTACTGCCGTATAACAAGAAATGGGAATTTCCACGCCATCTATTGAAACTTG ACGAAATACTAGGAAGCGGAGAATTCGGCGTAGTGAGGAAGGCACAGGCAACAACCATTTGCTCACGCGAAACAGTCACAACAGTTGCGGTGAAGACGGTCCGACCGACGGCCAACCTGAACTGCATGAAGGCCCTTCTTCGCGAACTCAGGATTCTCGTTTACCTGGGTCAACATCTGAACATTGTCAACCTCCTAGGCGCGTGTACCAAAGATCTTGATTATG GCGAACTCTTCGTCATTGTCGAATACTGTCGGTACGGGAATTTACACGACTACTTGATACGCCGCAGAGTCAATTTCGTCGATCAATTGGACAGTtccagaaagaaaaattccgtTTCGATTGCCTATGAAGATAAGATCAATGTCGATGATGTTGG TACAAAGACGGATGGAAATTCCGATGGCAGTTCAACAACGATGAACAGATCGAACAACATTACTTCCACGATTACAGATGAGAGAGTAGACAACTATTTTACCAATGTTATTTCAC ATGTTATTTCACCGGAACTCAACACGCCATTAAAGTACCCAGGCGATCGGACAGATTTTAACTCAAGGCTGACATGCACGTATGACTTGGTGTGTTGGGCTTGGCAGGTTTCATGTGGCATGCAGTATCTCAGCGCGAAAAAG ATCATACACGGCGACTTGGCAACGAGGAATATACTTCTCTCCGATAACAATGTAGTGAAGATCTGTGACTTTGGTTTATCCAAGTCTCTTCGGGAAGAAGAGAATCAGAAGAGCACGGAGAATGGTCCTCTTCCTGTGAAGTGGATGGCCATCGAGTCGCTGAGAGATCGAGTATTTTCCACCAAATCGGACGTCTGGTCTTTCGGGGTCGTTTTGTGGGAACTGTTTTCTTTGGCGAGAACTCCTTACCCCCTGATAAGACCTGAGGATATGTGCAGTAAACTAACCGAAGGTTATCGGATGGAGAAACCGCAATATGCACCGAGAATTAT GTATCAAATGATGCTTCGTTGCTGGAAAGTGGAACCATCGGAAAGACCTTCGTTCGAAAAGCTGACGATTGACATATCTGAGCTGATTGAAGAGCAGATGAAAACG tatTACCTGGAGTTGGGCAATCCCTACACCAGGATTTATGCCGATATTTGGAAACGTGAAAGAGAGACTACGGCAAGTGTGGAAGAATCAGGCACTCTCGGAGAAGAttgttaa